In Remersonia thermophila strain ATCC 22073 chromosome 3, whole genome shotgun sequence, the following proteins share a genomic window:
- a CDS encoding 60S ribosomal eL14 domain-containing protein has product MEPDPPRTWLGRAKPGTGASHSANFGRALPITKTRTKSISISVNGSDTDSLTASNSIKEPRSKMASIDIGATKWRRVEVGRVIRLESGSLAAIVEIIDHKRVLVDGPSSDPKLATPRGIAQLSRSLLTSIVIPKLPRGARTPAVKKAWEAAGVDAKWAETNWAKKQLIQERRASLTDFDRFKVMRLKKQRRFEERKALAKIKASA; this is encoded by the exons ATGGAGCCGGATCCA CCTCGCACGTGGCTGGGCCGCGCCAAACCCGGAACCGGGGCCAGCCATTCCGCAAATTTTGGCCGTGCCCTGCCAATTACCAAGACGCGCACAAAATCGATCTCGATTTCGGTGAACGGCAGTGACACGGATTCTTTGACGGCATCAAACAGCATCAAAG AACCTCGATCAAAGATGGCTTCGATCGATATCGGTGCGACAAAGTGGCGgcgcgtcgaggtcggccgtGTGATCCGCCTCGAGAGCGGTtccctggccgccatcgtcgagatCATTGACCACAAGCGT gttctcgtcgacggcccgTCCTCCGACCCGAAGCTCGCCACCCCCCGCGGCATCGCCCAGCTGTCCCGGTCGCTCCTCACCTCGATCGTCATCCCCAAGctcccccgcggcgcgcggACAcccgccgtcaagaaggcgtgggaggccgccggcgtcgatgccaAGTGGGCCGAGACCAACTGGGCCAAGAAGCAGCTCATCCAGGAGCGCCGCGCTTCCCTTACCGACTTCGACCGGTTCAAGGTTATGCGCCTGAAGAAGCAGAGGCGTTTTGAGGAGCGCAAGGCTCTGGCCAAGATCAAGGCTTCGGCGTAA